Proteins encoded by one window of Chloroflexota bacterium:
- the glp gene encoding gephyrin-like molybdotransferase Glp, which yields MKELFHVMAPADALKRLHERLAPLDRAERISASRALGRVLAEDLLAPHDLPDFPRSTMDGFAVRAADTFGASEALPAYLTVVGEVAMGTAAAVQVRSAEAARIATGGMLPPGADAVVMVELTQDVDERTVEVLRPVAPGENVIQVGEDIRRGSAVLPRGHTLRAQDLGGLASLGIVEITVAPRLSVGIISGGDEIVAPDATPSPGQIRDINTSTLAALVEQAGHVPVPLGIVPDRYDALAEAARRGFTATDVLILSAGSSVSTRDMTAEVIASLGTPGVLVHGVSLRPGKPTVLAVADGKPIFGLPGNPVSCMVTFDLFVTPTLAYLTGAGRPARRTTAARLAHGIASAAGREDYVQVRLEERDGERWAVPVFGKSNLIYTLVHADGMVKVELDDGGLPEGAIVPVVLF from the coding sequence GTGAAAGAGCTATTTCACGTCATGGCGCCGGCCGATGCGCTGAAGCGCCTGCACGAGCGCCTCGCGCCCCTCGACCGCGCCGAACGCATATCTGCGAGCCGGGCGCTGGGCCGCGTCCTGGCGGAAGACCTCCTCGCTCCCCACGACCTGCCCGACTTCCCGCGATCCACCATGGACGGGTTCGCCGTCCGCGCCGCCGACACCTTCGGCGCCAGCGAGGCGCTGCCCGCGTACCTCACCGTCGTCGGTGAGGTCGCGATGGGAACGGCCGCCGCGGTCCAGGTCCGTTCCGCCGAGGCCGCGCGCATCGCGACCGGGGGAATGTTGCCGCCCGGCGCCGACGCGGTCGTGATGGTGGAGCTGACGCAGGACGTCGATGAGCGGACGGTGGAGGTGCTGCGCCCTGTCGCGCCGGGCGAGAACGTGATCCAGGTCGGCGAGGACATCCGTCGCGGCTCGGCGGTCCTGCCGCGCGGCCACACCCTGCGCGCCCAGGACCTGGGGGGGCTCGCCAGCCTCGGGATCGTTGAGATCACGGTTGCGCCGCGCCTGAGCGTCGGCATCATCTCGGGCGGGGACGAGATCGTCGCGCCCGACGCGACGCCGAGCCCGGGCCAGATTCGCGACATCAACACGTCGACCCTCGCCGCGCTGGTGGAGCAGGCAGGGCACGTCCCGGTGCCCCTGGGGATCGTGCCCGACCGGTACGACGCGCTGGCGGAGGCGGCGCGGCGGGGGTTCACGGCCACCGACGTGCTGATCCTATCCGCCGGCAGCTCCGTCTCCACGCGGGACATGACGGCCGAGGTGATCGCCTCCCTCGGCACGCCGGGCGTGCTGGTGCACGGCGTGTCGCTGCGCCCCGGCAAACCGACGGTTCTCGCGGTGGCGGACGGGAAGCCGATCTTCGGTCTGCCCGGGAACCCCGTCTCCTGCATGGTGACCTTCGACCTCTTCGTCACGCCCACGCTGGCGTATCTGACCGGCGCGGGTCGGCCCGCCCGGCGCACGACGGCCGCCCGCCTGGCCCACGGCATCGCCTCGGCCGCCGGCCGCGAGGACTATGTCCAGGTCCGTCTCGAGGAGCGCGACGGCGAGCGGTGGGCGGTGCCGGTCTTCGGCAAGTCCAATCTCATCTACACCCTCGTCCACGCCGACGGCATGGTCAAAGTCGAGCTGGACGACGGCGGCCTCCCAGAGGGCGCTATCGTGCCCGTCGTGCTGTTCTAG
- a CDS encoding 4Fe-4S dicluster domain-containing protein: MSETPQGPDHGERRPYPTRRLSDGKARAIVFDAQTCIGCRQCVEACKDWNDLPRGDTYAINPSTWITMEPPVLEGTASTWGRNSCMHCEYPLCAAVCPVEAITKYDEGPVVIDPAVCIGCEYCVYACPWHVIAKSEVTGRATKCTMCVDRVRDDKQPFCVQACPVHALSFGIVDEMDARATERAAQVGGHVYGKSQAGGTHVLHVLTKSAAEHGLPDVGTERYPEHHIPLAKEIRGVLTLTGGLSGKMRAVTNAVTKPWRLKYRYWHKPE, encoded by the coding sequence ATGAGCGAGACACCCCAAGGCCCCGACCACGGCGAGCGTCGGCCCTACCCCACCCGGCGCCTTTCCGACGGGAAAGCGCGCGCCATAGTCTTCGACGCTCAAACGTGCATCGGGTGCCGGCAGTGCGTCGAGGCGTGCAAGGATTGGAACGACCTGCCCCGCGGAGACACCTACGCTATCAACCCGAGCACCTGGATCACCATGGAGCCGCCAGTCCTCGAGGGCACGGCCAGCACCTGGGGACGCAATAGCTGCATGCACTGCGAATATCCGTTGTGCGCGGCCGTCTGCCCCGTCGAGGCGATCACCAAGTACGACGAGGGGCCAGTCGTCATCGACCCCGCGGTGTGCATCGGCTGCGAGTACTGCGTCTACGCGTGTCCGTGGCACGTCATCGCCAAGTCCGAGGTCACAGGCCGCGCGACGAAGTGCACCATGTGCGTCGACCGGGTGCGCGACGATAAGCAGCCCTTCTGCGTCCAGGCGTGCCCGGTCCACGCCCTATCCTTCGGCATCGTGGACGAGATGGACGCCAGGGCGACCGAGCGCGCGGCGCAGGTGGGCGGCCACGTCTATGGCAAGAGCCAGGCCGGGGGGACGCACGTGCTCCACGTCCTCACGAAATCAGCGGCCGAGCACGGGCTGCCGGATGTGGGGACGGAGCGCTACCCCGAGCACCATATCCCCCTGGCCAAGGAGATCCGCGGGGTCCTCACCCTCACCGGCGGCCTCAGCGGCAAGATGCGCGCCGTGACCAACGCCGTCACCAAGCCCTGGCGCCTCAAGTACCGCTACTGGCATAAACCGGAGTAG
- a CDS encoding aldehyde ferredoxin oxidoreductase N-terminal domain-containing protein encodes MATQPQVLASRNELLFPSVRRTPLPGGYMGKLLRVDLTSGSCEPVELPEEPILRKYWGGQALGTYILLNEIAPDTEAYSPASMICMMTGPVTGTGLTPGGTKMTAVYPSPATRYTLGRGATSGFWAVAMKAAGFDGIIITGQSDRPVYLYLNDGRAEIRDARSVWGKGTRETEEMLRRQVGRQDARVACIGPAGENLIRAAMLVNDYNHVAAHGLGAVMGSKRLKAVVARGSRRPPIRNKERLIDAGERWRATLRVYSPDQRRDVGHGGSWGAITRHNWRATVIEDHARGFETNRITPRPCFQCGRMCPWDAELGDGDHIGAKVHFNAGSEWLDTFFNLDIKGNDVLYLSERINDLGIECSHFADGAGLAFEAWEKRLLTAQQTGGLNLEWGDTAVVDRLLDMCARREGWLGNLLAEGPKELAEALGGDAAQWVVHTKGGTPAQHEWRPMIGNMLRELVASGGMKPQGGGSREPPPDLKYRESWGPLSPTEPDGWAWSHILSEQYRQSSGLMGACWFAMNQMAPDGYKSMIDALNATTGWDVTLDEALEVGHRSMILQSIFGTQRGWRAEHDWTDVGPRFLEPIPDGQYKGFTIAKFMPGIIQEYYRLSGRDEMTGRPFRETLERLGLEEFAAWSEPE; translated from the coding sequence ATGGCGACGCAACCCCAGGTCCTAGCCTCGCGCAACGAGCTGCTCTTCCCATCGGTGCGCAGGACTCCGCTGCCGGGCGGGTACATGGGCAAGCTGCTCCGCGTCGACCTCACCTCGGGGAGCTGCGAGCCCGTCGAGCTGCCCGAAGAGCCGATTCTCCGGAAGTACTGGGGCGGCCAGGCACTTGGGACGTACATCCTCCTGAATGAGATAGCGCCGGACACCGAGGCCTATAGCCCGGCGAGCATGATCTGTATGATGACCGGGCCGGTCACCGGCACCGGCCTCACGCCCGGCGGCACCAAGATGACCGCCGTCTATCCCAGCCCGGCCACGCGCTACACCCTCGGCCGCGGCGCGACGAGCGGCTTCTGGGCCGTGGCGATGAAGGCTGCCGGCTTCGACGGAATCATCATCACGGGCCAGTCCGATCGCCCCGTGTACCTCTACCTGAACGACGGGCGCGCCGAGATCCGCGACGCGCGGTCCGTGTGGGGAAAGGGCACCCGCGAGACCGAAGAGATGCTCCGCCGCCAGGTCGGCCGCCAGGATGCGCGCGTCGCGTGCATCGGCCCCGCCGGCGAGAACCTCATCCGCGCGGCGATGCTGGTGAACGACTACAACCACGTAGCCGCGCACGGTCTCGGCGCCGTCATGGGCTCCAAGAGGCTCAAGGCCGTCGTCGCCCGAGGTTCGCGGCGCCCACCCATCCGCAACAAGGAGCGACTCATCGACGCGGGCGAGCGCTGGCGCGCAACGCTCCGCGTCTACTCGCCCGACCAGCGCCGCGACGTCGGCCATGGTGGCTCGTGGGGCGCCATCACCCGCCACAACTGGCGCGCCACCGTGATCGAAGACCACGCGCGCGGCTTCGAGACGAACCGCATCACGCCCCGCCCCTGCTTCCAATGCGGTCGCATGTGCCCCTGGGACGCCGAGCTGGGCGACGGCGACCACATCGGCGCCAAGGTCCACTTCAACGCCGGCTCCGAATGGCTCGACACCTTCTTCAACCTCGACATCAAGGGCAACGACGTGCTCTACCTCTCGGAGCGCATCAACGACCTCGGCATCGAGTGCAGCCATTTCGCCGACGGAGCTGGGCTCGCCTTCGAGGCGTGGGAAAAGAGGCTCCTGACCGCGCAGCAAACGGGCGGCCTGAACCTTGAATGGGGCGACACAGCCGTCGTGGACCGGCTGCTCGACATGTGCGCTCGGCGCGAGGGCTGGCTCGGGAACCTCCTCGCCGAGGGCCCGAAGGAGCTGGCAGAAGCCCTCGGCGGCGACGCCGCCCAGTGGGTGGTCCACACCAAAGGTGGGACGCCGGCGCAGCACGAGTGGCGGCCGATGATCGGCAACATGCTGCGCGAGCTGGTGGCCAGCGGCGGCATGAAGCCGCAGGGCGGCGGCAGCCGCGAGCCGCCGCCGGACCTGAAGTACCGCGAGAGCTGGGGGCCGCTCTCGCCAACGGAGCCGGACGGCTGGGCCTGGTCCCACATCCTCAGCGAGCAGTATCGCCAATCCTCCGGCCTGATGGGCGCGTGCTGGTTCGCCATGAACCAGATGGCGCCCGACGGGTACAAGTCCATGATCGATGCGCTGAACGCGACGACCGGCTGGGACGTGACTCTCGACGAGGCGCTCGAGGTCGGCCACCGAAGCATGATCCTTCAGAGCATCTTCGGCACCCAGCGCGGCTGGCGCGCGGAGCACGATTGGACGGACGTTGGGCCGCGCTTCCTCGAGCCGATTCCGGATGGCCAGTACAAGGGCTTCACCATCGCGAAGTTCATGCCCGGCATCATCCAGGAGTATTACCGGCTCTCTGGGCGCGACGAGATGACGGGCCGGCCGTTCCGAGAGACCCTCGAACGCCTCGGATTGGAGGAGTTCGCGGCGTGGAGCGAGCCGGAATGA
- a CDS encoding YbjQ family protein, with protein MVTTGLGFEGFRITQYLGIVRGLTVRSRGAVGNVVGQVQSFFGGNISVYVTLCEQAREEAYNLMIQHATQCGANAIIGMRYDANDVMEGITEVLAYGTAVTVAPLEAPDATPASG; from the coding sequence ATGGTCACCACAGGTCTCGGCTTCGAGGGGTTTCGGATCACGCAGTATCTGGGCATCGTGCGCGGGCTCACGGTCCGATCGCGCGGGGCTGTCGGAAATGTCGTCGGTCAGGTGCAATCCTTCTTCGGCGGGAACATCTCGGTGTACGTCACGCTGTGCGAGCAGGCGCGGGAGGAGGCATACAACCTGATGATTCAGCACGCGACGCAGTGCGGCGCCAACGCCATCATCGGCATGCGCTACGACGCCAACGACGTGATGGAGGGCATCACGGAGGTGCTGGCGTACGGGACCGCGGTCACGGTGGCCCCGCTCGAGGCGCCCGACGCGACGCCCGCATCGGGCTGA
- a CDS encoding PIN domain-containing protein has product MATAFIDTNIFLRYLIQPGPTEPQLAAQTQQAQAIIQQLDSGALSAATCEGVIIEVVWVLTSKTLYNVPRDEVQRLLSPLLRLKGLSLANKRTYLQALDLFTQYQFLDFVDALNVAHMRRLGLREILSFDRDFDRVPEVERRVQR; this is encoded by the coding sequence ATGGCCACCGCTTTCATCGACACGAACATCTTCCTGCGCTACCTAATCCAGCCCGGTCCGACCGAGCCGCAACTTGCGGCTCAGACACAACAAGCCCAAGCCATCATTCAGCAACTCGACTCAGGAGCGCTGTCGGCCGCGACCTGCGAGGGCGTCATCATAGAGGTCGTGTGGGTCCTAACCTCAAAGACCCTCTACAACGTCCCGCGCGACGAAGTTCAGCGCTTGCTGAGCCCATTGCTGCGGCTGAAAGGTCTCTCGCTCGCGAACAAACGAACGTATCTGCAGGCGTTGGACCTTTTCACCCAGTACCAATTTCTCGACTTCGTCGACGCCCTCAACGTTGCCCATATGCGCCGCCTCGGCTTGAGGGAGATCCTGAGCTTTGATCGCGACTTCGACCGGGTTCCTGAAGTGGAAAGGCGCGTTCAGCGGTGA
- a CDS encoding amidohydrolase family protein — MPFDLVIRNGTVIDGTGAPRFDADVGVEGDRITAIAPKLGPGAREIDARGHVVAPGFIDAHTHMDLFLVLYPHGNPVVNFGVTTVVIGDCGASVAPVPDGTEPTAVLVNYLRRVLDDYIDADAWQWKSYPDYLAYLRGKVGINVAALVPHSPVRLAVMGEAAYQREASPDEITAMQRMVREAMRAGAVGFSTSPRGGPEVHAGTPSTFATQDEIVALADVAREYGGCFQFNGFGNLIKPETGAAALLERINSLMIGNEFRLHPGEPDEAARSLAFMEDASLRGKDLTGVVIPYQHIRRFGVNDAFLFDGLPAWEELKGSGGDRRARLLDPDFRRRLERERIAGAGKPAFPEWNGWGSVVFDRMDRAGLKQLEARDVAEVARASGKEPADAFFDAWVEDDLRSRFVYRGLANGNLDDLAEMIRSPHSLIGTDCGAHLDRFFWHGTPARLIGHWWREKQLFPSLEQAVWKITGYPAEKLGFERGRIQLGLPADITVFDPNRYQDLVMERLPERVDAAEVQRHPPGVHAVVVNGQVVVEDGECMDAFPGIVARRDL, encoded by the coding sequence ATGCCGTTCGATCTGGTCATTCGCAACGGAACGGTCATCGACGGGACCGGCGCGCCGCGGTTCGATGCCGACGTCGGCGTGGAGGGCGACCGAATCACGGCGATCGCGCCCAAGCTGGGGCCGGGCGCGCGAGAGATCGACGCGCGCGGCCACGTGGTGGCGCCGGGATTCATCGACGCTCACACCCACATGGACCTGTTCCTCGTCCTCTACCCCCACGGCAACCCGGTCGTGAACTTCGGAGTGACGACGGTGGTGATCGGGGACTGCGGCGCGTCCGTTGCCCCCGTGCCCGACGGGACGGAGCCGACCGCGGTGCTGGTGAACTACCTGCGTCGAGTGTTGGACGACTACATCGACGCCGACGCGTGGCAGTGGAAGAGCTACCCAGATTACCTCGCTTACCTACGGGGGAAGGTCGGCATCAACGTCGCCGCGCTCGTGCCCCATTCGCCGGTGCGGCTGGCCGTGATGGGCGAGGCCGCGTATCAGCGGGAAGCGTCGCCGGACGAGATCACCGCCATGCAGCGCATGGTGCGGGAGGCGATGCGGGCCGGCGCCGTCGGCTTCTCGACGAGCCCGCGGGGCGGGCCGGAAGTCCACGCGGGGACGCCCAGCACATTTGCGACGCAGGACGAGATCGTGGCGCTGGCCGACGTCGCACGGGAGTACGGCGGGTGCTTCCAGTTCAACGGCTTCGGCAACCTCATCAAGCCGGAGACGGGAGCGGCCGCGCTCCTTGAACGCATCAATTCCCTCATGATCGGCAACGAGTTCCGCCTCCATCCGGGCGAGCCCGACGAGGCGGCGCGATCCCTCGCCTTCATGGAGGACGCGAGCCTTCGTGGGAAAGATCTGACCGGTGTGGTCATCCCGTACCAGCACATCCGCCGCTTCGGCGTCAACGACGCGTTCCTCTTCGACGGGCTGCCGGCGTGGGAGGAGCTGAAGGGAAGCGGTGGCGACCGACGCGCCCGGCTGCTGGACCCGGACTTTCGCCGCCGGCTGGAGCGGGAGCGGATAGCAGGCGCAGGGAAACCCGCGTTCCCGGAGTGGAACGGCTGGGGGAGCGTGGTGTTCGACCGAATGGACCGCGCCGGTCTCAAGCAGCTCGAGGCGCGGGACGTGGCGGAGGTCGCGCGGGCGTCCGGGAAGGAGCCGGCGGACGCGTTCTTCGACGCCTGGGTCGAGGACGACCTGCGCTCGCGCTTCGTCTATCGCGGCCTCGCCAACGGGAACCTGGATGACCTTGCCGAGATGATTCGCTCCCCGCACAGCTTGATCGGCACCGACTGCGGCGCGCACCTCGACCGCTTCTTCTGGCACGGCACGCCCGCGCGCCTCATCGGCCACTGGTGGCGGGAGAAACAGCTCTTTCCGAGCCTCGAGCAGGCGGTGTGGAAGATCACGGGGTACCCGGCGGAGAAGCTCGGCTTCGAGCGGGGACGCATCCAGCTCGGGCTGCCGGCCGACATCACGGTCTTCGACCCGAACCGCTATCAGGACCTGGTCATGGAGCGGCTACCAGAGCGGGTGGACGCCGCCGAGGTGCAGCGGCACCCGCCGGGAGTCCACGCGGTCGTCGTCAACGGTCAGGTCGTCGTCGAGGACGGCGAGTGCATGGACGCCTTTCCTGGCATCGTCGCGCGCCGAGATCTGTAG
- a CDS encoding TAXI family TRAP transporter solute-binding subunit: MAEAVPFRSAATRDADPFRPPNAPDIRTFAIAQMAVALTFDRTTLDGALREIRVSVGSARNGPFAPRVVLASDTPNPAEEVASGRIDLGVFNPSAYLTMAYRGVGPFSRPLPLRAIGVMPSLDWHVFAVSRRHGISSVAEIAERRVPLRISVRADPKNATRFVVDQVLGAYGFSLADVERWGGSLQLIERPREAARINGMRDGSVDAVFDEGISGWGHIALESGMEFLSLGAAGEARIRELGWPVIPVARDEFPELNEDVTAVSFSGWPLFTRADLSDELAYAMAKALDAVRPLVQWDAEGTVTLRDLCISSDACPLDVPLHPAAERYYREQGAL, translated from the coding sequence ATGGCAGAGGCGGTGCCCTTTCGATCGGCGGCGACCCGGGACGCGGATCCATTTCGCCCGCCCAACGCGCCGGACATTCGCACCTTCGCCATCGCGCAAATGGCGGTCGCGCTCACGTTCGACCGGACGACCCTCGATGGCGCCCTTCGCGAGATCCGCGTGTCGGTCGGTTCCGCCAGGAACGGGCCCTTTGCCCCGCGCGTGGTCCTCGCGTCGGACACGCCGAACCCCGCGGAGGAGGTGGCGAGCGGCCGGATTGACCTGGGCGTCTTCAACCCATCAGCGTATCTCACGATGGCCTACCGAGGCGTGGGCCCCTTCAGCCGTCCCCTCCCCCTTCGCGCCATCGGCGTCATGCCGTCGCTGGACTGGCACGTGTTCGCCGTCTCGCGGCGCCACGGCATCTCGTCGGTGGCTGAGATCGCCGAGCGACGGGTGCCGCTGCGAATCTCCGTCCGTGCCGACCCGAAGAATGCCACCCGCTTCGTCGTCGACCAGGTGCTGGGAGCCTACGGCTTCTCGCTCGCCGACGTGGAGCGGTGGGGCGGCTCTCTTCAGCTCATCGAGCGGCCACGCGAAGCCGCGCGGATCAATGGCATGCGCGACGGGTCCGTGGACGCGGTGTTCGACGAAGGGATCTCCGGTTGGGGGCACATCGCCCTCGAGTCCGGGATGGAGTTCCTGTCCCTCGGCGCCGCCGGCGAGGCGCGCATCCGCGAGCTGGGGTGGCCCGTCATCCCCGTGGCGCGCGACGAGTTCCCGGAGCTGAACGAGGACGTGACCGCGGTGAGCTTCAGCGGATGGCCGCTCTTCACTCGGGCCGACCTGTCCGACGAGCTGGCGTACGCGATGGCCAAAGCGCTCGACGCGGTGCGCCCGCTCGTGCAGTGGGATGCGGAGGGGACGGTGACGCTGCGCGACCTCTGCATCAGCTCGGACGCGTGCCCGCTCGACGTGCCGCTCCATCCGGCCGCGGAGCGCTACTACCGCGAGCAGGGCGCGCTCTAA
- a CDS encoding amidohydrolase family protein → MRNGFRVYDADTHVHATAESLKPHLSAALRERLPNLDEFESPFRTGWAGEKLEPPYRHLFRFERRGGWGGGQPRVLGEAAPRENASREFQHFMGRVFPTPGSSDYDPDARIRDMDREGVDVHMMVPAGPVGHADPWIEMEFIRANHRYLDAFCSEYPHRLKSLIVVTPRSIEASVEEIKRWAGSPWAVGVQPHFPLDYPLDHPDMDAIWAAAADADLCIVHHSFAWGYPGYRDLWDNPFLGRMGSHPWAAMRAVAAFFGSGIMDRFPSIRFGILESGFGWLPFWARRMDDQAVYMGYVAENLQHKLSEYMTGGRFFASIVLHEGERMARMVMDDLGDHVLMFGSDYPHAESRFPDSADTVLAWSSLTPERIQKLMWDNPVRFFGEP, encoded by the coding sequence GTGAGGAATGGATTTCGTGTGTACGATGCGGACACCCACGTGCATGCGACCGCGGAGAGCTTGAAACCGCATCTCAGCGCGGCGCTCCGCGAGCGCCTGCCAAATCTCGATGAGTTCGAGTCGCCATTTCGGACTGGCTGGGCCGGCGAGAAGCTCGAGCCGCCCTACCGCCACCTGTTCCGCTTCGAGCGCCGGGGTGGATGGGGCGGCGGACAGCCCCGGGTCCTGGGCGAGGCGGCTCCGCGAGAAAACGCGTCGCGGGAGTTCCAGCACTTCATGGGGCGAGTCTTTCCCACGCCCGGAAGCTCGGATTACGACCCCGATGCCCGCATTCGCGACATGGACCGGGAAGGGGTAGACGTCCACATGATGGTGCCGGCCGGCCCCGTCGGCCACGCCGATCCGTGGATCGAGATGGAGTTCATTCGTGCCAACCATCGTTATCTCGACGCCTTCTGCAGCGAATATCCCCACCGCCTGAAATCACTCATCGTCGTAACGCCGCGGTCCATCGAGGCGTCCGTTGAGGAGATCAAGCGGTGGGCGGGATCGCCGTGGGCGGTGGGCGTGCAGCCGCACTTCCCGCTCGACTACCCGCTCGATCATCCGGACATGGACGCCATCTGGGCGGCAGCCGCCGACGCGGACCTGTGCATCGTGCACCACAGCTTCGCGTGGGGCTATCCGGGGTACCGGGATCTCTGGGACAACCCCTTCCTCGGGCGGATGGGCTCGCACCCATGGGCAGCCATGCGCGCCGTGGCGGCCTTCTTCGGTTCGGGGATCATGGACCGCTTCCCGAGCATTCGCTTCGGAATTCTCGAATCGGGTTTCGGCTGGCTGCCGTTCTGGGCGCGCCGGATGGACGACCAGGCCGTATACATGGGGTACGTCGCGGAGAACCTGCAGCACAAGCTCAGCGAGTACATGACCGGCGGCCGGTTCTTCGCCAGCATCGTTCTCCACGAGGGGGAGCGAATGGCGCGCATGGTGATGGATGACCTGGGCGATCACGTCCTCATGTTCGGCTCGGACTATCCGCATGCTGAATCGCGGTTTCCGGACTCGGCGGACACGGTGCTCGCGTGGTCGTCGCTCACCCCAGAGCGCATCCAGAAGCTGATGTGGGACAACCCGGTTCGCTTCTTTGGAGAGCCCTGA
- a CDS encoding ABC transporter substrate-binding protein → MRVAGWLLVALLAASCAGRAGAPPSSAREASGGGQATASTSAPKRIVAAIMGDPFTVYNKLNIANSVRGISEIERMVHAGLSVTDTTGQLRPELAEAVPSTDNGLWRLLPDGGMETEWHIRRGTVWQDGTPFTADDLVFTVGVLTDPELPVFRHQGYPLIQGVEAIDPQTVLVRWRRPYIDADHLFSDSMGMPLPRHLLADAYATEEKSNFTQLPFWSTDFVGLGPFKLKEWERGSHVIVEANDRFVLGRPKIDEIEIRTIPDTNAIVASVLSGNVDVVLGRALSADQALQLRDRWPEGKIETPVTSLMMMYPQLLNPTPAVVLDLTFRRSVLEAIDRQLLADSIDYGLTPPADGFLEPTRQEYKDTEAAIVRYPYDPRLAGQQIERLGYAKGNDGFFRDATGQQLHLEIRATAGEINPKTMYAVSDMLQQLGIAVDPVVIPLQRVSDEEYRSQFPSFTVNGQPIDLRFFSRFHSNQARLAENNFVGENRSRYMNPDLDALIDRYLVTIPHAERVALESEITHHVTENLPLLPLFYDTWPGVTSKRLANVGAAASGGDAAWNAREWDTA, encoded by the coding sequence ATGCGCGTCGCCGGATGGCTCTTGGTCGCGCTGCTGGCCGCGAGCTGCGCGGGGCGCGCCGGCGCCCCTCCATCGTCAGCTCGCGAGGCTTCCGGCGGGGGCCAGGCCACGGCGTCGACGTCGGCTCCCAAGCGCATTGTCGCCGCGATCATGGGTGACCCGTTCACCGTCTACAACAAGCTGAATATCGCCAACTCCGTGCGCGGGATTTCCGAGATCGAGCGCATGGTCCACGCGGGGCTGAGTGTGACCGACACGACCGGTCAGCTTCGGCCCGAGCTGGCCGAGGCCGTTCCTTCGACCGACAACGGGCTCTGGCGGCTCCTCCCCGACGGCGGGATGGAGACCGAATGGCACATTCGCAGGGGGACCGTCTGGCAGGACGGCACGCCCTTTACCGCCGACGATCTCGTCTTTACGGTCGGCGTCTTGACCGACCCGGAGCTTCCGGTCTTTCGGCATCAGGGCTATCCCCTCATCCAGGGAGTCGAGGCCATCGATCCACAAACGGTCCTGGTGCGTTGGCGCCGACCCTACATCGACGCGGATCATCTCTTCAGCGACTCTATGGGGATGCCGCTCCCCCGCCACCTCCTTGCCGACGCATACGCGACCGAGGAGAAGTCCAACTTCACGCAGCTCCCGTTCTGGAGCACGGATTTCGTCGGGCTCGGCCCTTTCAAGCTCAAGGAATGGGAGCGCGGCAGCCACGTCATCGTCGAGGCGAACGATCGGTTCGTCCTGGGCCGACCGAAGATCGACGAGATCGAGATCCGCACGATCCCCGATACGAATGCGATTGTGGCGAGCGTGCTCTCCGGCAACGTCGACGTCGTTCTCGGCCGCGCCCTATCGGCGGACCAGGCGCTGCAGCTCCGCGACCGTTGGCCGGAGGGAAAGATCGAGACGCCGGTCACGAGTCTGATGATGATGTATCCCCAGCTGCTCAACCCCACGCCGGCGGTCGTGCTCGATCTGACGTTCCGGCGCTCGGTGCTGGAGGCCATCGACCGACAGCTCCTGGCGGACAGCATCGACTATGGCCTGACGCCGCCGGCCGATGGGTTCCTGGAGCCGACGCGGCAGGAGTACAAGGACACCGAGGCGGCGATCGTCCGCTACCCGTACGACCCGCGGCTCGCAGGCCAGCAGATCGAGCGGCTGGGGTATGCGAAGGGGAACGACGGCTTCTTCCGCGACGCGACCGGCCAGCAGCTTCATCTCGAGATCCGGGCGACAGCGGGGGAGATCAATCCGAAGACGATGTACGCCGTCTCCGACATGCTGCAGCAGCTCGGCATCGCCGTCGATCCGGTCGTCATCCCGCTGCAGCGGGTCTCTGACGAGGAGTACCGCTCCCAGTTCCCCTCGTTCACTGTCAACGGGCAGCCCATCGATCTGCGCTTCTTCTCCCGCTTCCACAGCAATCAGGCGCGGCTGGCGGAGAACAACTTCGTGGGCGAAAATCGTTCGCGGTACATGAACCCGGACCTGGATGCGCTCATCGACCGTTACCTGGTAACGATCCCGCACGCGGAGCGCGTGGCGCTCGAGAGCGAGATCACCCACCACGTGACCGAGAACCTACCGCTGCTCCCGCTCTTCTACGACACGTGGCCGGGCGTCACCAGCAAGCGGCTGGCCAACGTTGGCGCGGCGGCGTCGGGCGGCGACGCGGCATGGAACGCGCGGGAGTGGGACACGGCGTAG